ATATAGAAGATTATAAAAGGAGTTGCTTGATTTGTGGTATCTTTTAAAAATTGGCCAAATTCTCCTAATACTAACCTTCCCATCTCAAAAAAATAATACATAAAAAGTAGATTAAGAAGGGTGCCGAAGAACTTACCAAATATTTCATTATTTATTTCCATTAGGGACATATATGGATACATATCTGTTATTAATATGTATATATACATCATAAGGACTCCACATAAGGTAGCAATTAAAACACTTAACCATGCATCTGCACCAGCCTCTTGCGCTACAGATGCGGGAAGTACAATACTTCCTGTTGATAATATGTAAGTAAGAAGTACTAATGCTGCCTGAAATGAGGAAATATTATGTTCGTCGATTGATGTACTTGTCTGAAATTTCATTGTAACTCTCCTTAGTATATATTAAAAGTATGTGAAAGATAGTTTTTGTAAAAAAAATACTTAATATACTCATTTATATCATATTGGAAAAATAGAATAGTTTATATAAATTTCAGGAAAACTAAGAAAAACTATTATGAGGAAGATGTGCTATGTTTTTTAATAGAAAAAAAGATAGAGAAGAAGAAGAGTACTTAAGTAAAAATATAGATAAAAATATTGATCGGTTAAAGGAAGAATTTCAAGATTGTTCCGACTTAGTTGACAGAGAATTTAAACTGAGTAAAACCCATACTAGAATAGTTATATTTTACATTGATGGCATAGTAGACAAGCAAGTTTTACAGGATAACGTACTTAGTAATATTTTAGTGAACATGAGAGGTTGTGATGATCCTGTAAAGATAAAGGAAAAGTTTTTGTTAGATATAATTAAGGACTATGATTTGCCCATAGGAGAAATAGGAAAAGTAGAGACTATAGAAGATTGTATAAGCAAAATAGTAGAGGGAAATACTATTTTATTTATGGATGGTATAAATATGGGATTGTGCTTATCTACCATAAAGCCTCCTGGAAGAACCATAGGACAACCTGTAACAGAAGCTAATATAAGGGGGCCTTTTGAAGCATTTACAGAAAATTTAAGGGCTAACACATCCTTAATAAGAAAGAGATTGAAAAGTAATAATTTAAAGATGGAAAATATTAATGCAGGTAAGTTAAGCAAGACTAACATTACCATATGCTATTTAAAAAATATAGTAGATGATAATCTGGTTAAAGAAGTAAAAAAGAGATTAGATAAGATTGAAATAGATACCATAATAGATAGCGGATACATAGAACATTTAATTGAGGATTCACCCTTGTCTGTATTTCCACAAATGGTTCATACAGAAAGACCAGATACATGTACAGCTGCTTTAAGTGAAGGGCGAGTAGTACTATTAGTAGATGGATCCCCCTTTGCGTTAATAGTTCCTGGTGTATTCATAGATTTTTTAACTGCACCAGAAGATTATTATTCAAAATTCTATATAGCTACCTTTGTGAGAATGTTAAGATATGCAGCCTTATTTACATCCTTAATAACACCGGGATTTTATATAGCTTTAACCACATTCCATCGGGCTATGATACCCTCAACACTACTTATTAGAATATCAGCAGCCCACGCCGAGGTGCCATTTTCAGCAACTATTGAAGTACTATTGATGGAAATGACCTTTGAATTACTAAGGGAAGCAGGCCTTAGACTACAAAAACCCATTGGTTCAGCTGTAAGTATAGTTGGAGCATTAGTAATTGGACAAGGGGCAGTAAAGGCTGGATTAGTATCCCAAGAAATAGTTATTATAGTAGCATTAACGGGGATTTCATCCTTTGCCATTCCTGTATATTCCATGGAAGTAGCCATAAGACTTTTAAGGTTTGTACTAATAATATTATCATCCATGTTAGGAATTTTAGGATTAGTAACAGGTCTAATGGTTATACTTATACATTTAGTATCTCTAAGATCCTTTGGAGTGCCCTATTTATCTCCCCTTGCTCCCATGTCCATAAAAGATTGGCAAGATATATTTTACAAGGTACCCATATGGGCTAATGAAAGCAGACCAACCTTCGTAAATCCTAAATCTCAAAAAAAGCAACAGGGAAATAGTATGCCTAAGAAAACTAATAAATCTATAAATAAAGTATAGGTGATAAAATTGAAGAAGATAGGTATTATTCTAATAATATGCCTGTTAATGACAGGCTGTTGGGACAAAACTGAATTGAAGGAAGTAGGCATAGTTACAGCTATGGGAGTAGATTTAGAAGATGATGGACAAATAACCATGAGTGTACTTATGGTTATTCCCCTAGGTAGTGAGGTGCAGCAATCGACTACCTGGTATGGTAAATCTAAGGGAAAGACTTTAATGGATGCTAGTAAGAATATAAGGAAGCATACTAGTAAGAAACCAGAATGGTATCATAGTAAACTAGTATTAATAGGAGAAAAATTGGCTAGAAAGGACATGTATAAGGTTTTAGATTATCTTTCTAGAAATCAACAAATAAGATATTCAAATAATATAATAGTATGTGAAGGTAGGGCAGATGAAGCCTTATCGGCACCTGCTGATTTAGAGACAAGCTTAGCATCTGAGATTGGTGGCTTAATTGAGAATACATCAGATTATACTAAGGCCTATGTGGAAAAGTTAAAGGATTTTCTACAAAGTATGGACAGTGAGACTGTGGGAAGTGTATGTGGAAGATTGAGATATTCTCAAGATAGAGAAATAACATTTTCATCAAATAGAGAAACCATAATGAAATTAAATGACGAAAAAGACTATAAGTATATAGCCTTAGAAGGGACATCTGTTTTTAAGGGAATGAAATTGGCTGGGTTTCTAAATGATTTAGAAACTAGTGGTTTTTTGTTTATTACAGGAAAAGCTAAAGGCGGTGGGATTCCTGTGAAAGTAGAAGAAGATCAATATGTATTTTTAGATCATTCAAAACCAGATAGTAAAATAGAAATCAATATGGAAGACAATAAAATACAAGCAAATATAAAGGTGGAGTTAGATACTTTAATAGTTGAGACTACAGAAGAATTAAGATTAAAGGATAAAAAGTTTATCAAAGAAATAGAAGAAATGGCAGCAAAAGAAGTTAGAGAGCGTATGGAAGCCTCTATGAAAAAGGCAAAAGAATTAAATTCTGATATATTTGGAATATCTGAACAAATTCATAAAACATATCCAAAAGTATGGAAAGAAATAAAAGATGATTGGGATAAAATATTTAAAGAAATTCCTATAGAATATGAAGTTAAAGTGAAAATTAAGGGCTTTAACCTAATAGGAGATAGGATTAAGCAGGTGAAGTAAAATATGATATACATAGTAATGTTAATATTTCTTGTGAGTATGGTAATATATACAATTTATTGTAGAAAAAATAAACTGAAGAGAGAGATGATTATAGGAAATACTTTCATTATAATCAGTACAATGTATTCCTATTTCTATATGGTAGGGGAACCCCTACCTGGACCTACAGAAGGTATTAATATGATTTTTGCTAAAATAGTAAATGCCATATACGGAGTAACCCTATAAGACCAAGAATAAAGAGAATTATAACAAAGTTATAAAAAGGATAAATGTACATGCCCTTTACTCATATAATCATAAAAAATTAATAAATATAAAGAGAAGAATAAAAAAAGGAGTAATAGGCATGTATAAAAAAATATTCTACTCTTTAATACTTATAATAATTATTGTTTTATTAATACAAATTAACAACATAATTTTAAACAAAGTGTATGTTGAAACTTTTTTTGATATGGAAAATAGTAGAGAAATAATATTGAATGGACCTAAAGATAAAAAGGTAGTGGCCCTTACCTTTGATGATGGCCCCCATCCAAGATATACCCCTCAAATATTAGATTTATTAGACAAATATGACGCTAAAGCTACTTTTTTTGTAATAGGAAAGCATGTAAAACTATATCCTGAAGTGGTGAAAAGAGAGGTGATTTCAGGTCACGAAGTGGGAAATCACACTTTTTCACATATTAATATAAGAGCCAATTCTTCTAAGAGAATATGGAAAGAGTTTCAAGAAACTCAAGACATAGTATATAAGGTGACAGGGAAAAAACCTACACTTTTTAGGCCACCTTTTGGCTATTATAACAATATGATTAAGAATATGGCATCTCAGGCTGGATGTGATGTTATCCTGTGGTCTACCCATCAGGATTCAAAGGATTGGAGTAGCCCTGGAGTAGATAAAATAGTAAACACTGTATTGAATAAAACTAGAAATGGAGATATTATATTACTTCATGATTATGTAGAAGGAAAATGCCATACAATAGAAGCTTTAGAGACTATATTACCGGAATTAAAGAAAAGAGGTTTTAAGTTTCTGACTATTTCAGAATTATTAAATCTTACAGCAGAATAAAAATATTAAAAAGTTAAAAGGATAATTCTTTTAATTGTAGAATAATATAGTACTTAGGACCTGTTGGAAACGAAGGGGATAAATATGAAGAATGATATGTTTTTTTTCTACGAAGGATTCCATCCAATGTTTATAATAGATTATAATAGCTTTAATGTGGTAAATATAAATGAAAAAGCTAAAAATCTATGTAATATGGACTTAAGTAAAGTTAATAGAATAGAAGATTTCATTCCATATGTAAATATACATATTAAAGATAAAATAAAAATAGATTATATCTTGAGGAATAAATATATTTTTCATAGTTGGTTTGATGTTTATTTGAAAAAAATAAATCTAGAAAATAAAGATTATATATGGATACAATTAATAGATGTGAGTAGGTATAAAACGAAAGAAGAAGAAGCAAAGTATATTGCTTATCATGATACGGTGACTAACTTGCCAAATAGAAGGTATATGGACGATTATCTTAAGGTGATTTTTAATAGTGCCATGAGAGAAAATAAAAATATAGGCTTAATGTTTATAGATTTAGATAATTTTAAAAGCATTAATGATACATATGGTCATATGGCAGGAGATGAAGCCTTAAAAACCGTAAGTAAACATATAAAAGGAGCCCTAAGAAAAAGTGATTTAATAGCTAGATTTGGAGGAGATGAATTTCTAGTAATATTAGAAGATATGCCTAAAATTGAAATTGCAAATTCTGTGGCTGAGAGAATAATAGAAGAATTACAGACGCCTATAATAGTGAAAGAAAAAAAGATAAAGATAACTTGTAGTATAGGTATTGGAATGTTCCCTGAACACGGAAATGATATGGAGTCCATAATAAATTATGCAGATAAGGCCATGTATGAAGCTAAAAGATTAGGAAAAAATACATATAAAAAGAATTATTAAATAGCTAAAGTATTTACTTTAGCTATTTTTAAATAGTAAGGTATAATTAAGATAATAAGATGAAATAGAAAGGAAGTAAAAAATGAATTCTCAGGAGATAGTTAAAAATATAATAGAAAAGGAAGAATTAATACAAGCTATATTAAGTAATAAAAGAAAAAAGGATGATGACTATAGGAAAGTTAATATAAGACCTATCCTTATAAAGGATGAATTAGTATATCAATTTACCTATGTATATGATAATAAAGAAATCCATAAGAATATATCTAAGGATGAAGCCATAGATAAAATGAGTAAGTATATAAATTTAGATTTTAAACAATGTCAAATATATGGGGTAGAAAATGATTACCAAATATTGATAAGCAAGAAATTTAAAGAAAAAATATTAAAGAAAAAACCAAGTAAAAAATTAGGAAACATAACTCATAATAGAAAGAAAAAATACATAATAGAAGAAGATGAACCCTGTGACTTTTTAATGTACTTAGGAGTTATGAATAAGGAAGGAATGGTAAAAAGTCAAAAGCGAGATAAATTTAGACAGATAAATAGATTCTTAGAAATGGTAAGGGATGTGGAAAATAATTTAGATAAGGATAAAGAGTTGAAAATAATAGATTTTGGTTGTGGAAAGTCATACCTAACTTTTGCCTTATATTATTATTTAGTTAAAGTATTAAATCTAAAAGTTAATATTATAGGATTAGACTTAAAAAAAGACGTAGTAGAATACTGCAACCAAGTATCTAAAAACTTAGGATACGAACACTTATCTTTTCAAGTGGGAAATATAGGAGAGTTTAATGAGTTTGATCAAGTGGACATAGTAGTTACCCTTCATGCTTGTGATACGGCCACGGATATGGCTTTATTTAAGGCCATATGCTGGAATAGTGAAATTATATTGTCTGTACCTTGCTGTCAACATGAACTTATGAATCAAGTAAAGAGTGAAACTTTAAAACCTATGCTTAAACATGGAATAATAAAAGAGAGATTTAGTTCCTTAGCTACTGATTCAGCCCGTGTAAATCTACTAGAATTAATAGGATATGATACCCAGATAATAGAGTTTATAGAAACGGAGCATACGCCTAAAAATCTTTTAATAAGGGCAATAAAAGCTAATAACAAAAGGGAAGAATTATTACAAGAGTACAAGGCCTTTAAGAAATTTTTAAATATAGAGCCATATTTAGAAAAACTATTAGTAGATAGCAATAGGATTAATATTTAGGGGGAATAAACATGAATGAAATTAAGAAAGTTGATTTTGATACAAAGGATAAGTTCTACAATTACTTAAATATAAAGTTAATGGGTCTAGTTTCATCAGAAGAAGACGTATTAGCTAATCTTTCTAATGCCAGTGCCTTTTTTAATTTATTATTGGATAATATAAACTGGGTAGGATTTTATCTTTATAAAAATGATGAACTAGTATTGGGACCCTTTCAAGGAAAGCCAGCATGTACCCATATAGAAATGGGAAAGGGTGTATGTGGTACGACAGCTAAAAGTCTAGAAACTCAATTAGTACCAGATGTACATGAATTTCCTGGCCACATAGCTTGTGATAGTGCATCCCAATCTGAAATAGTCATACCTCTAGTTCAAAATGGAAAACTAGTAGGAGTACTAGACATTGATAGTCCTATAAAAAACAGATTTGATGAAGAAGATCAGATAGGTCTTGAGAAAGCTGTTGAAACATTGAATAAATATGTGAATATTTCACAAATTTTATAAACTTATCAACAACAAAAGGACGGCCAAAGCCGTCCTTTTTATTTATCAATATAAAACTATATTACCTACAAGTTGAAATGAATCAAAAATTTTTCAGCAGGTGGAACATGAGAACATCCTATGCTGCAAATAATTGTGAACCTTCTATGGTAACTATCACATATAAACTTTAGAATCTGATAGTGACTTACCTGTGAAACGTTTTGATTTATTGAAATGCAGTAGGTTCACAAAACTCCTGATTAAATGAATTATCCATTAAGTTTAACTTGATGATAAGTTTTCTTACCCTTCTTAATCATTAACTCATTATCTTTAAAGTCATTTAAAGTAACTTCGTATTTAAAGTCTGTAACCTTTTCTCCATTTAGAGATACTCCACCTTGTTTTACTAAACGTCTAGCTTCGCTAACAGAAGGAGTAAGGGATAAATCACAAAGTAATTTAAGTAGTCCAATCCCTTCTGTGAATTCAGAAGAACTCATTTCTGTAGAAGGAACATTGGCACTAGCAGGTCCCTTTCCAAATAAAGCCTTAGTAGCTTCTAATGACTTAGTAGCATTTTCTTCACCATGAACTAACTTAGTTACCTCAAATGCTAATATTTCTTTAGCCTTATTGATTTCTGCTCCTTCAAGTGCAGATAATCTTCTAACTTCATCCATAGGTAAGAATGTTAATAGAGCTA
The sequence above is a segment of the Anaeromicrobium sediminis genome. Coding sequences within it:
- a CDS encoding class I SAM-dependent methyltransferase; translated protein: MNSQEIVKNIIEKEELIQAILSNKRKKDDDYRKVNIRPILIKDELVYQFTYVYDNKEIHKNISKDEAIDKMSKYINLDFKQCQIYGVENDYQILISKKFKEKILKKKPSKKLGNITHNRKKKYIIEEDEPCDFLMYLGVMNKEGMVKSQKRDKFRQINRFLEMVRDVENNLDKDKELKIIDFGCGKSYLTFALYYYLVKVLNLKVNIIGLDLKKDVVEYCNQVSKNLGYEHLSFQVGNIGEFNEFDQVDIVVTLHACDTATDMALFKAICWNSEIILSVPCCQHELMNQVKSETLKPMLKHGIIKERFSSLATDSARVNLLELIGYDTQIIEFIETEHTPKNLLIRAIKANNKREELLQEYKAFKKFLNIEPYLEKLLVDSNRINI
- a CDS encoding spore germination protein, encoding MFFNRKKDREEEEYLSKNIDKNIDRLKEEFQDCSDLVDREFKLSKTHTRIVIFYIDGIVDKQVLQDNVLSNILVNMRGCDDPVKIKEKFLLDIIKDYDLPIGEIGKVETIEDCISKIVEGNTILFMDGINMGLCLSTIKPPGRTIGQPVTEANIRGPFEAFTENLRANTSLIRKRLKSNNLKMENINAGKLSKTNITICYLKNIVDDNLVKEVKKRLDKIEIDTIIDSGYIEHLIEDSPLSVFPQMVHTERPDTCTAALSEGRVVLLVDGSPFALIVPGVFIDFLTAPEDYYSKFYIATFVRMLRYAALFTSLITPGFYIALTTFHRAMIPSTLLIRISAAHAEVPFSATIEVLLMEMTFELLREAGLRLQKPIGSAVSIVGALVIGQGAVKAGLVSQEIVIIVALTGISSFAIPVYSMEVAIRLLRFVLIILSSMLGILGLVTGLMVILIHLVSLRSFGVPYLSPLAPMSIKDWQDIFYKVPIWANESRPTFVNPKSQKKQQGNSMPKKTNKSINKV
- a CDS encoding GGDEF domain-containing protein → MKNDMFFFYEGFHPMFIIDYNSFNVVNINEKAKNLCNMDLSKVNRIEDFIPYVNIHIKDKIKIDYILRNKYIFHSWFDVYLKKINLENKDYIWIQLIDVSRYKTKEEEAKYIAYHDTVTNLPNRRYMDDYLKVIFNSAMRENKNIGLMFIDLDNFKSINDTYGHMAGDEALKTVSKHIKGALRKSDLIARFGGDEFLVILEDMPKIEIANSVAERIIEELQTPIIVKEKKIKITCSIGIGMFPEHGNDMESIINYADKAMYEAKRLGKNTYKKNY
- a CDS encoding GAF domain-containing protein, yielding MNEIKKVDFDTKDKFYNYLNIKLMGLVSSEEDVLANLSNASAFFNLLLDNINWVGFYLYKNDELVLGPFQGKPACTHIEMGKGVCGTTAKSLETQLVPDVHEFPGHIACDSASQSEIVIPLVQNGKLVGVLDIDSPIKNRFDEEDQIGLEKAVETLNKYVNISQIL
- a CDS encoding Ger(x)C family spore germination protein encodes the protein MIKLKKIGIILIICLLMTGCWDKTELKEVGIVTAMGVDLEDDGQITMSVLMVIPLGSEVQQSTTWYGKSKGKTLMDASKNIRKHTSKKPEWYHSKLVLIGEKLARKDMYKVLDYLSRNQQIRYSNNIIVCEGRADEALSAPADLETSLASEIGGLIENTSDYTKAYVEKLKDFLQSMDSETVGSVCGRLRYSQDREITFSSNRETIMKLNDEKDYKYIALEGTSVFKGMKLAGFLNDLETSGFLFITGKAKGGGIPVKVEEDQYVFLDHSKPDSKIEINMEDNKIQANIKVELDTLIVETTEELRLKDKKFIKEIEEMAAKEVRERMEASMKKAKELNSDIFGISEQIHKTYPKVWKEIKDDWDKIFKEIPIEYEVKVKIKGFNLIGDRIKQVK
- a CDS encoding polysaccharide deacetylase family protein gives rise to the protein MYKKIFYSLILIIIIVLLIQINNIILNKVYVETFFDMENSREIILNGPKDKKVVALTFDDGPHPRYTPQILDLLDKYDAKATFFVIGKHVKLYPEVVKREVISGHEVGNHTFSHINIRANSSKRIWKEFQETQDIVYKVTGKKPTLFRPPFGYYNNMIKNMASQAGCDVILWSTHQDSKDWSSPGVDKIVNTVLNKTRNGDIILLHDYVEGKCHTIEALETILPELKKRGFKFLTISELLNLTAE